In the genome of Cronobacter malonaticus LMG 23826, one region contains:
- the ompC gene encoding porin OmpC, with amino-acid sequence MKRKVLALVVPALLVAGAANAAEIYNKDGNKLDLFGKVDARHTFSDNPGDDGDGTYMEFGFKGETQISTELTGYGMWNYKIMANSTEDSNTSYNKLAFAGLKYGDYGSFDYGRNYGVIYDVEAWTDMLPVFGGDSYTYSDNYMVGRGNGMATYRNTDFFGMVDGLNFALQYQGNNEDDGNGNEGTTNGHGIQTQNGDGFGLSTTYDFGMGFSASAAYSTADRTSKQVNYGRGDSIVAGGDRADAWATGLKYDANNIYLAATYAETRNMTPYGDGDGIANKTQNIEIVAQYQFDFGLRPSLAYLQSRGKDLWYAGKYQDNDLVKYADVGASWYLNKNFLTYVDYKINLLDEDDDFYKDNGIATDDIVGIGMVYQF; translated from the coding sequence ATGAAAAGAAAAGTACTGGCTCTTGTGGTGCCCGCTTTATTAGTGGCAGGCGCTGCGAATGCGGCAGAGATTTATAATAAAGACGGCAATAAACTCGATCTGTTTGGTAAAGTCGACGCGCGCCATACGTTCTCCGATAACCCGGGCGACGATGGCGACGGCACCTATATGGAGTTCGGCTTTAAAGGCGAAACCCAAATCAGCACGGAGCTGACCGGCTATGGCATGTGGAACTACAAAATCATGGCCAACAGCACCGAGGACAGCAACACCTCTTACAACAAACTCGCGTTTGCGGGCCTGAAATATGGCGACTACGGTTCTTTTGATTATGGCCGTAACTACGGCGTGATTTATGACGTTGAAGCCTGGACCGATATGCTGCCAGTGTTCGGCGGTGACTCTTACACCTACAGCGACAACTACATGGTAGGCCGCGGTAACGGCATGGCGACGTACCGCAACACCGATTTCTTCGGTATGGTAGACGGGCTTAATTTTGCGCTGCAATACCAGGGCAATAACGAAGACGACGGCAACGGTAACGAAGGCACCACCAACGGTCACGGCATTCAGACGCAAAACGGCGACGGCTTCGGTCTCTCCACAACGTACGATTTCGGTATGGGCTTTAGCGCCTCTGCCGCTTACTCCACCGCTGACCGTACGTCAAAACAGGTCAATTATGGCCGTGGTGACTCCATCGTCGCAGGCGGCGATCGCGCTGATGCGTGGGCGACCGGTCTGAAATATGACGCCAACAATATCTATCTCGCCGCGACTTATGCCGAAACCCGCAACATGACGCCGTATGGCGACGGCGACGGTATTGCCAACAAAACGCAGAACATCGAAATCGTGGCGCAATATCAGTTCGATTTCGGCCTGCGTCCGTCTCTGGCGTACCTGCAATCCCGCGGTAAAGATCTCTGGTATGCCGGTAAGTACCAGGACAACGATCTGGTTAAATACGCGGATGTCGGTGCCAGCTGGTACCTCAACAAAAACTTCCTGACCTATGTTGATTACAAAATCAACCTGCTGGATGAAGACGACGACTTCTACAAAGACAACGGCATCGCAACGGACGACATCGTCGGCATCGGTATGGTGTATCAGTTCTAA
- a CDS encoding DNA cytosine methyltransferase → MLENHSVTEDVLAGADFNAAPGLSAHALLQKVLEIYDTKTLVAILNEAGERRWSRARLKRQMLIPGGARLGDEEYRRLLALLPTPPRHHPNYAFRFIDLFAGIGGIRSGFEAAGGQCVFTSEWNKHAVRTYKANWYCDPQLHQFNEDIRDVTLSHKPEVSDEAAAEHIRACIPQHDVLLAGFPCQPFSLAGVSKKNALGRAHGFACETQGTLFFDVVRIIAARQPAIFVLENVKNLKSHDKGNTFRIIMQTLDELGYEVADAAEMGKDDPKIIDGKHFLPQHRERIVLVGFRRDLNLHEGFTLRALPEFYPARRPAFGELLDPTVDARYVLTPTLWKYLYRYAQKHQAKGNGFGFGLVDPQNPASVARTLSARYYKDGAEILIDRGWDKALGERDFDDAANQQRRPRRLTPRECARLMGFESPQGHAFRIPVSDTQAYRQFGNSVVVPAFAAVAQLLRPRIAQAVRLRLENRDGRRS, encoded by the coding sequence ATGCTCGAAAATCACTCTGTTACTGAGGACGTACTGGCAGGCGCGGATTTCAACGCCGCCCCTGGGCTGAGCGCGCACGCGCTGCTGCAAAAAGTGCTGGAGATTTACGACACCAAAACGCTGGTGGCGATATTAAATGAGGCGGGCGAGAGGCGCTGGAGCCGCGCCAGGCTAAAACGCCAGATGCTCATCCCGGGCGGCGCGCGTCTTGGCGACGAAGAGTATCGCCGTCTTCTCGCGCTGCTTCCCACGCCGCCGCGCCATCATCCGAACTACGCCTTTCGCTTTATCGATCTCTTCGCCGGTATCGGCGGCATCCGCAGCGGGTTTGAAGCTGCGGGCGGCCAGTGCGTGTTTACCAGTGAGTGGAATAAACACGCGGTGCGCACCTATAAAGCCAACTGGTATTGCGATCCGCAACTGCATCAGTTCAATGAAGATATCCGTGATGTCACGCTAAGCCATAAGCCAGAAGTCAGCGACGAGGCCGCCGCCGAACATATCCGCGCGTGCATACCGCAGCATGATGTTCTGCTGGCGGGCTTTCCATGCCAGCCATTTTCACTGGCGGGCGTGTCGAAGAAAAACGCGCTGGGTCGCGCGCATGGCTTTGCCTGCGAAACTCAGGGCACGCTGTTTTTCGACGTGGTGCGTATTATCGCCGCGCGCCAGCCGGCGATTTTCGTGCTGGAAAACGTTAAGAATCTTAAAAGCCATGATAAAGGCAACACCTTTCGCATCATCATGCAGACGCTGGATGAACTGGGCTACGAAGTGGCAGATGCCGCCGAAATGGGCAAGGACGATCCGAAAATCATCGACGGCAAACATTTTCTGCCGCAGCACCGCGAGCGCATTGTGCTGGTGGGCTTTCGCCGGGATCTGAATCTGCACGAGGGCTTTACGCTGCGCGCGCTGCCTGAGTTTTACCCGGCGCGGCGCCCGGCGTTTGGCGAACTGCTCGACCCGACCGTTGACGCGCGCTACGTGCTGACGCCGACGCTGTGGAAATATCTCTACCGCTACGCCCAGAAGCACCAGGCGAAGGGCAACGGCTTCGGCTTCGGCCTGGTGGACCCGCAAAACCCGGCAAGCGTGGCGCGCACGCTCTCGGCGCGCTACTACAAAGACGGCGCGGAAATTTTAATCGACCGCGGCTGGGATAAAGCGCTGGGCGAGCGGGATTTCGACGATGCCGCCAACCAGCAGCGCCGCCCGCGCCGCCTGACGCCGCGTGAATGCGCGCGTCTGATGGGCTTTGAATCGCCGCAGGGCCACGCGTTCCGTATTCCGGTTTCCGATACCCAGGCCTATCGCCAGTTTGGTAACTCGGTGGTAGTGCCCGCTTTTGCCGCCGTTGCGCAGCTACTGCGCCCGCGTATCGCGCAGGCGGTGCGGCTGCGTCTGGAGAACCGCGATGGCAGACGTTCATAG
- a CDS encoding DinI family protein yields MFVELVYDKRNVAGLPGAREIILAELTRRVHRIFPDADVRVKPMQTNGLNSDANKNDREKLNRMLEEMFDEADMWLVNE; encoded by the coding sequence ATGTTTGTTGAACTGGTTTATGACAAACGCAATGTCGCAGGCTTGCCCGGCGCGCGTGAGATTATCCTGGCCGAGCTGACCCGCCGCGTACACCGCATTTTTCCGGATGCTGACGTGCGCGTTAAGCCAATGCAGACAAACGGTCTCAATTCCGACGCTAACAAAAACGATCGTGAAAAGCTGAACCGGATGCTGGAAGAGATGTTCGACGAAGCCGATATGTGGCTGGTCAACGAATAA
- the yedA gene encoding drug/metabolite exporter YedA, producing MRFGRVLPLLGALFALYIIWGSTYFAIAVGVKSWPPFMMAGVRFLCAGVLLLTYLLATGHKLPARRQMLNAALIGVLLLAVGNGFVTVAEHQHVPSGIAAVMVATVPLFALIFSRFFGIQTRKLEWLGVAIGLAGIVLLNSGGNLNGNPWGALLILIGSLSWAFGSVYGSRIELPTGMMAGAIEMLAAGLVLMAASLLTGERMTAMPDLSGFLAVGYLALFGSVIAINAYMYLIRNVSPAVATSYAYVNPVVAVLLGTGFGGESLSQIEWIALGVIIVAVLLVTLGKYLLPAKPVVTPCNIEK from the coding sequence ATATCATTTGGGGGTCTACCTATTTTGCGATTGCCGTCGGCGTGAAAAGCTGGCCGCCGTTTATGATGGCAGGCGTGCGCTTTCTCTGCGCGGGCGTTCTGCTGCTGACATATCTGCTGGCGACCGGCCATAAACTCCCGGCGCGTCGCCAGATGCTGAACGCGGCGCTGATTGGCGTGCTGCTGCTGGCCGTCGGCAACGGTTTTGTGACGGTGGCGGAGCATCAGCATGTGCCGTCGGGCATCGCCGCCGTGATGGTCGCCACCGTCCCGCTCTTCGCGCTGATTTTTAGCCGTTTCTTTGGCATTCAGACCCGCAAGCTGGAGTGGCTGGGCGTGGCCATCGGCCTTGCGGGCATCGTGCTGTTAAACAGCGGCGGCAACCTGAACGGTAATCCATGGGGCGCGCTGTTGATTCTGATTGGCTCGCTAAGTTGGGCGTTCGGCTCGGTCTACGGCTCACGCATTGAACTGCCGACAGGGATGATGGCGGGCGCGATTGAGATGCTGGCGGCGGGTCTGGTGCTGATGGCGGCGTCGCTGTTGACCGGCGAGCGGATGACCGCGATGCCCGATCTCTCCGGCTTCCTCGCGGTCGGCTATCTGGCGCTGTTCGGCTCGGTTATCGCCATCAACGCTTATATGTATCTTATCCGCAACGTCTCGCCTGCGGTCGCCACCAGCTACGCCTATGTCAACCCGGTGGTGGCGGTGCTGCTCGGCACCGGCTTTGGCGGCGAAAGCCTGTCACAGATTGAGTGGATTGCGCTTGGCGTGATCATTGTGGCGGTGTTGCTGGTGACGCTCGGCAAATATCTGCTGCCGGCCAAACCGGTGGTGACGCCCTGTAATATTGAGAAGTAA
- a CDS encoding type 1 glutamine amidotransferase domain-containing protein produces the protein MKIVRHLALAAALGLSALNAHAASVLVVLSDSDHLDLKDGKVFPTGFYLNELMQPVKRLLDAGHQVTFATPSGLAPTLDKSSDDKMYFNNDVNAWRTHRALLDKLKLTSAASSPVISLARAAQRGYGEFDAIYIPGGHAPMQDLLTSPALGKALAAFHAAGKPTVLVCHGPIALLSTLPDAPAFTRQLAETGHAAAQSGWIYAGYRMTVISNAEEEIAKGLLPKGGAMKFYPQTALEQAGGKYSSNTEPFTSHIVTDRELITGQNPASATAVAQALLERLH, from the coding sequence GTGAAAATTGTTCGTCATCTCGCGCTCGCCGCAGCGCTTGGCCTTTCTGCACTCAATGCGCACGCCGCCAGCGTTCTGGTGGTGCTGTCGGATTCTGATCATCTGGATCTGAAAGACGGCAAGGTATTCCCGACAGGGTTTTACCTCAATGAACTGATGCAGCCGGTAAAACGCCTGCTGGACGCCGGGCATCAGGTCACGTTTGCCACGCCGAGCGGGCTGGCGCCGACGCTCGATAAATCCTCTGACGACAAAATGTACTTCAACAATGACGTAAACGCGTGGCGCACGCACCGCGCGTTGCTCGACAAGCTGAAACTGACGTCGGCCGCGTCCTCACCGGTTATCAGCCTGGCGCGCGCCGCGCAGCGGGGTTACGGCGAGTTTGACGCGATTTACATTCCGGGTGGCCATGCGCCGATGCAGGATCTGCTGACCAGCCCGGCGCTTGGCAAGGCGCTGGCCGCGTTTCATGCAGCCGGTAAGCCGACGGTGCTGGTCTGCCACGGCCCTATCGCGCTGCTCTCCACGCTGCCGGACGCGCCGGCGTTTACCCGCCAGCTGGCGGAAACCGGCCATGCCGCGGCGCAGTCCGGTTGGATCTACGCAGGTTACCGGATGACGGTTATCAGCAATGCTGAAGAGGAGATTGCCAAAGGTCTGCTGCCGAAAGGCGGTGCGATGAAATTCTATCCGCAAACCGCGCTCGAGCAGGCGGGCGGCAAATACAGCAGCAATACCGAACCGTTCACGTCGCATATTGTGACGGACAGAGAATTGATCACCGGGCAGAACCCGGCCTCAGCAACGGCAGTGGCGCAGGCGCTGCTGGAACGTCTCCATTAA
- a CDS encoding SDR family NAD(P)-dependent oxidoreductase → MDLQLNTKTAIVTAATAGIGLAIARTLAREGVAVTITGRDREKLAAAVAAIDAEAKGASVTGVLADVSTAEGVAALTAQQPETDILINNLGFYEATPFAEITDDAWLRMFDVNVMSGVRLSRHYFPQMLTNNWGRVIFISSEVGAFTPPDMVHYGMSKSAQLAVSRGMAELTKGTGVTVNSVLPSATRSEGIMDYLRQTAPQPGMTDAQVEANFFATYRPSSLLARMIEADEIAAMVALLASPLGAASNGAAVRVEGGTYRSIL, encoded by the coding sequence ATGGATCTGCAACTGAACACTAAAACGGCGATAGTGACGGCGGCGACGGCAGGCATTGGGCTTGCGATCGCCCGGACGCTGGCGCGGGAAGGCGTGGCGGTGACGATTACCGGCCGTGACCGTGAAAAGCTGGCGGCTGCGGTCGCGGCTATCGACGCGGAGGCGAAAGGTGCCTCCGTGACTGGCGTGCTGGCAGACGTCAGTACCGCAGAAGGCGTCGCGGCGCTGACGGCGCAACAGCCGGAAACCGATATTCTGATTAACAACCTCGGCTTTTATGAGGCGACGCCGTTTGCGGAAATTACCGACGACGCATGGCTGCGGATGTTTGACGTTAACGTGATGTCCGGGGTGCGGCTTTCCAGGCACTATTTCCCGCAAATGCTGACAAACAACTGGGGCCGCGTCATTTTCATCTCCAGCGAAGTCGGCGCGTTTACGCCGCCGGATATGGTGCACTACGGGATGAGCAAATCGGCGCAGCTTGCCGTCTCGCGCGGGATGGCCGAATTAACTAAAGGCACCGGCGTGACGGTGAACAGCGTGTTGCCTTCGGCCACGCGGTCGGAAGGCATTATGGACTATCTGCGACAGACCGCGCCGCAACCGGGCATGACCGACGCCCAGGTGGAAGCGAATTTCTTTGCGACCTATCGCCCGAGTTCGCTGCTTGCGCGCATGATTGAAGCAGATGAGATAGCCGCAATGGTGGCGCTGCTGGCAAGCCCGCTGGGAGCGGCGTCAAACGGCGCGGCCGTGCGCGTGGAAGGCGGTACGTACCGCTCGATTCTGTAA
- a CDS encoding very short patch repair endonuclease, translated as MADVHSKAVRSKNMRAIGTRDTAIEKRLGALLTEQGFTFRVQDAALAGRPDFVLDDYRCVIFTHGCFWHHHNCYLFKVPATRTEFWLDKIGKNVVRDKRDVATLLGQGWRVLLVWECALRGREKLSDAALGERLEEWICSGVAHAEIDIQGIHALEGERPAPPAG; from the coding sequence ATGGCAGACGTTCATAGCAAGGCCGTTCGCAGCAAAAATATGCGCGCCATCGGCACCCGCGATACCGCCATTGAAAAGCGGCTCGGCGCGCTGCTCACAGAGCAGGGATTTACCTTTCGCGTGCAGGATGCCGCGCTCGCCGGACGCCCCGATTTCGTGCTCGACGACTATCGCTGCGTCATCTTCACCCACGGCTGCTTCTGGCATCACCACAACTGTTATCTCTTTAAAGTCCCCGCCACACGCACTGAGTTCTGGCTCGATAAAATCGGTAAGAATGTGGTGCGCGATAAGCGCGATGTGGCGACGCTGCTCGGCCAAGGCTGGCGCGTGCTGTTAGTGTGGGAGTGCGCGTTACGCGGTCGTGAAAAGCTCTCTGACGCAGCGCTTGGCGAACGGCTGGAAGAGTGGATTTGCAGCGGCGTGGCGCATGCCGAAATAGACATTCAGGGCATTCACGCCCTTGAGGGCGAGCGGCCCGCGCCGCCCGCCGGTTAA
- a CDS encoding phosphohydrolase: MSLTHWQQRFEDWLHQSWNQDDKAHDVAHFRRVWKTAQQIMAGSEANRLVVLTACYFHDIVNLPKNHPQRHLASTLAAQETLRILETHFPDFPYDRYDDVAHAVRAHSFSAGITPTTLEAKIVQDADRLESLGAIGLARVFYVSGALGRALFDSDDPLASARELDDTAWALDHFQKKLLTLPSTMQTEAGRALARHNADFLVHYMAKLCAELKGDYCQLDEEVLRRFIQVTP; the protein is encoded by the coding sequence ATGTCGCTCACCCACTGGCAGCAGCGTTTTGAAGACTGGCTGCACCAAAGCTGGAATCAGGATGATAAAGCTCATGATGTCGCGCACTTTCGCCGCGTCTGGAAAACGGCCCAGCAGATTATGGCTGGCAGCGAAGCTAACCGGCTGGTCGTGCTGACCGCCTGTTATTTTCACGATATCGTCAACCTGCCGAAAAACCATCCACAGCGGCATCTGGCCTCGACGCTCGCCGCCCAGGAGACGCTGCGCATTCTGGAAACCCACTTTCCCGATTTCCCGTACGACAGGTATGACGATGTGGCCCACGCGGTGAGAGCGCACAGTTTCAGCGCCGGGATTACGCCCACGACGCTGGAGGCGAAAATTGTGCAGGATGCCGACCGGCTGGAGTCGCTGGGCGCTATTGGTCTTGCGCGCGTCTTTTATGTCTCCGGCGCGCTTGGCCGCGCGCTGTTCGACAGCGACGATCCGCTCGCGTCAGCGCGTGAGCTTGACGACACCGCCTGGGCGCTCGATCACTTCCAGAAAAAGCTGCTGACGCTGCCTTCCACGATGCAAACCGAAGCGGGCAGGGCGCTGGCGCGCCATAACGCCGACTTTCTCGTGCACTACATGGCCAAGCTTTGCGCCGAGCTGAAAGGCGATTATTGCCAGCTTGATGAAGAGGTGCTGCGCCGCTTTATTCAGGTCACGCCTTAA